A window of the Candidatus Omnitrophota bacterium genome harbors these coding sequences:
- the xseA gene encoding exodeoxyribonuclease VII large subunit: MPNNSTDGSSIFPVAQQQGLGGKAVLTVSQVTQDIKLVLESNFQGLWIEGEITNFRPSSSGHYYFSLKDDLALLNSVIFSRIAKTVKFNPENGLKVICFGNIEVYGPHGKYQLIIEKIEPKGIGSLQLALEQLKNKLEKEGLFSEQRKRPIPYLPSVIGIVTSLSGAAIRDMLKVLDNRFRDAHIIIKPTMVQGSTAKDEIAKAIEELNFFNESAPKEDRIEVMIVGRGGGSMEDLWAFNEEVVARAIYKSRIPVISAVGHERDITIADLVADMRASTPSVAAEKVIPRKEDLKQRLGELKGDLLRSFMEIHDNYQAFVLENVRRIILSANHIIELNFSRFNTGLRKLHLLNPVAVIQQYKDRITDLARQIFVRTSHYVRLREAEYVRAAGRLSDLSPLAILSRGYSITFNISSGEVIKNTKILKKGDLIKTRLSEGEIISSVTEVKKDG, encoded by the coding sequence ATGCCCAATAACTCTACAGATGGCTCCAGTATTTTCCCTGTCGCCCAGCAGCAAGGTCTTGGCGGTAAAGCCGTTCTTACCGTTTCTCAGGTTACGCAGGATATAAAATTAGTCCTTGAGAGTAATTTTCAGGGGCTTTGGATCGAGGGCGAAATCACAAATTTCAGGCCTTCTTCAAGCGGACACTATTATTTTTCTCTCAAAGACGATCTTGCGCTGCTTAATTCCGTGATATTCAGCCGTATCGCAAAAACAGTAAAATTTAACCCCGAAAACGGGTTAAAGGTCATTTGTTTCGGCAATATTGAGGTTTACGGGCCTCATGGCAAATATCAACTTATTATAGAAAAGATAGAGCCTAAAGGTATAGGCAGCCTTCAGCTTGCTTTGGAGCAGCTAAAGAACAAGCTGGAAAAGGAAGGGCTGTTTTCTGAGCAGCGCAAAAGGCCGATCCCATACTTACCTTCAGTCATCGGCATAGTTACGTCTCTTTCCGGAGCCGCTATTAGAGATATGCTTAAGGTTTTGGATAACAGGTTCAGAGATGCCCATATAATTATAAAACCTACTATGGTTCAGGGTAGCACCGCTAAGGATGAAATAGCAAAAGCTATAGAGGAATTAAATTTCTTTAATGAGTCCGCCCCCAAGGAAGATAGAATTGAAGTTATGATTGTCGGACGCGGAGGAGGCAGCATGGAGGATCTCTGGGCGTTTAATGAAGAGGTGGTAGCCCGAGCAATATATAAATCAAGGATTCCCGTCATTTCTGCAGTAGGCCATGAACGCGATATAACTATAGCTGATCTGGTGGCAGACATGCGCGCTTCTACTCCTTCGGTAGCAGCAGAAAAAGTTATCCCCAGAAAGGAAGACCTTAAACAAAGATTAGGCGAACTTAAAGGCGACCTTTTAAGGTCGTTCATGGAGATACATGATAATTACCAGGCTTTTGTTTTAGAGAATGTGCGCAGAATTATATTAAGCGCAAACCATATTATCGAACTGAATTTTTCCAGGTTTAATACGGGTTTGCGAAAATTACATTTGCTTAATCCGGTAGCAGTGATACAGCAATACAAAGATAGGATTACGGATCTCGCCCGGCAGATTTTTGTAAGAACGTCGCATTATGTAAGATTGAGAGAGGCCGAATACGTTAGAGCCGCAGGTAGGCTTTCAGATTTAAGCCCTCTGGCGATACTATCTCGCGGTTATTCCATAACTTTTAATATAAGTTCCGGGGAAGTTATTAAGAACACAAAAATACTGAAAAAAGGCGACCTGATAAAGACAAGGCTTTCCGAGGGCGAAATTATAAGCTCGGTTACGGAGGTAAAAAAAGATGGCTGA
- the xseB gene encoding exodeoxyribonuclease VII small subunit — MAEMKFEDALKKLEKIVGDLESGELSLDEALKKYQEGIELSRQCSQRLDNAKKKIDVLTKNKKGDFELKPLSESQDQEQDA, encoded by the coding sequence ATGGCTGAGATGAAATTCGAAGATGCTTTAAAGAAACTGGAAAAAATAGTCGGAGATTTAGAATCCGGGGAACTTTCTCTTGATGAGGCTTTGAAGAAATACCAGGAGGGCATAGAGCTTTCCAGGCAATGTTCGCAAAGGCTTGATAACGCCAAGAAAAAAATAGATGTATTAACAAAAAACAAAAAAGGCGATTTTGAATTGAAGCCCTTATCGGAATCACAAGACCAGGAACAAGATGCTTGA
- the dxs gene encoding 1-deoxy-D-xylulose-5-phosphate synthase — protein MLEKIHSPEDLRKLPLEALPGLSSEIRKRIIDVVSVTGGHIASSLGAVELAMALHYCFNTPKDKIIWDVGHQAYAHKIITGRNDCFETLRKSEGISGFPHKDESEYDPFTVGHSSNAVSLALGLVCAYQRLGAENNPKIVAVIGDGSLSGGLCFEGLNNAGHLKKDILVILNTNELSIAPNAGALSTYINKVLSLPIYNRFRGSLEGFVSSRIPKGSRLIKIANKFEEGLKGLFIPGIFFEELGFRYFGPLDGHNLDLLIPTLKNIMNLKGPRLLHIITKKGKGYPPAEKEPVKFHSTGPFNISNGDPVDKNKTKSYTEVFSEKIVGLASQDKRIVAITAAMAEGTGLDKFRDLYPDRFFDVGIAEQHAVCFAAGLARAGLKPVAAIYSTFLQRAYDQLIEDVALQDLPVVLAIDRAGIVGEDGPTHQGVFDIAYLRSIPNFTIMAPMDAKELESMLSFAMTLGKPVAIRYPKGTIEELDSKRCNKIELGKAEILSDGDDFAIIAVGTMASTCYKVIEILKKEGLHGSLVNARFIRPIDTDVIQKVCSKAKRIITVEEGVLDCGFGAAVVEATGLAVTRIGLPFEFIPAGKRKTLLEKYGLSESGIANTIRGLMGR, from the coding sequence ATGCTTGAAAAGATACATTCACCCGAAGATTTAAGAAAGTTGCCGCTTGAGGCTTTACCGGGCTTATCATCCGAGATCCGCAAGAGGATTATTGATGTAGTATCGGTAACCGGGGGGCATATTGCCTCCAGCCTCGGGGCGGTTGAATTGGCAATGGCGCTGCATTATTGTTTCAATACGCCAAAAGATAAGATAATTTGGGATGTCGGGCACCAGGCATACGCACACAAAATAATTACCGGCAGGAATGATTGCTTTGAGACATTAAGAAAATCCGAAGGCATAAGCGGTTTTCCCCATAAGGACGAATCTGAATACGACCCTTTTACGGTAGGCCACAGCTCTAATGCGGTGTCCTTGGCTTTGGGATTAGTCTGCGCCTATCAGCGATTAGGTGCAGAAAACAATCCAAAAATTGTCGCGGTAATCGGAGATGGTTCACTAAGCGGCGGGTTATGCTTTGAAGGCCTTAACAATGCAGGTCACCTGAAGAAAGATATCCTGGTTATACTTAATACAAATGAGCTTAGCATAGCGCCTAATGCCGGTGCCTTAAGCACCTATATAAATAAGGTGCTCTCTCTGCCTATCTATAATAGATTCAGGGGTTCTCTGGAGGGTTTTGTAAGCTCGCGCATACCTAAAGGCAGCAGGTTAATAAAGATCGCCAATAAGTTTGAGGAAGGATTAAAAGGGTTATTTATCCCCGGAATATTTTTTGAAGAACTGGGTTTTCGCTACTTTGGTCCTCTGGATGGCCATAACCTGGATCTGCTTATACCAACACTGAAAAATATTATGAACCTGAAGGGTCCGAGGCTGCTGCATATTATTACGAAAAAAGGCAAAGGTTATCCGCCTGCGGAAAAAGAGCCGGTAAAATTTCACAGTACCGGCCCATTCAACATCAGTAACGGGGACCCGGTTGATAAAAATAAAACCAAGTCCTATACGGAAGTTTTTAGCGAAAAAATAGTTGGGCTTGCGTCTCAAGATAAAAGGATAGTAGCCATAACAGCTGCTATGGCAGAGGGCACAGGCTTAGATAAATTCCGGGACTTATATCCTGATAGGTTTTTTGACGTAGGTATTGCCGAACAGCATGCTGTATGTTTTGCCGCAGGATTAGCCAGGGCGGGATTAAAACCGGTGGCAGCCATCTATTCAACATTTTTACAGCGCGCTTACGATCAACTTATCGAAGATGTCGCTTTGCAGGATTTACCGGTTGTTTTAGCGATAGACCGTGCGGGCATAGTCGGTGAAGACGGACCTACGCATCAGGGAGTATTTGATATCGCATATTTAAGAAGCATACCTAATTTTACGATTATGGCTCCCATGGATGCCAAAGAGCTTGAAAGTATGCTTTCTTTTGCGATGACCTTAGGTAAACCGGTTGCCATAAGGTATCCCAAAGGCACGATAGAAGAATTGGATTCCAAAAGGTGCAATAAAATAGAATTGGGTAAAGCCGAAATTTTAAGCGATGGCGATGATTTTGCCATAATAGCTGTAGGGACAATGGCTAGTACATGTTATAAGGTTATCGAGATACTTAAAAAAGAAGGCCTTCACGGATCTCTTGTCAATGCCCGTTTTATAAGGCCGATTGATACCGATGTTATTCAGAAAGTTTGTTCTAAGGCCAAAAGGATAATTACAGTAGAGGAAGGCGTTTTGGATTGCGGCTTCGGAGCTGCGGTGGTCGAAGCAACTGGTTTAGCGGTTACAAGAATAGGCCTTCCGTTTGAATTCATTCCTGCTGGCAAGAGAAAAACGCTTCTTGAGAAATATGGCTTGTCCGAGAGCGGGATAGCAAATACGATAAGAGGTTTGATGGGAAGATAA
- a CDS encoding 4Fe-4S dicluster domain-containing protein, whose amino-acid sequence MAKIVIDSQKCKGCLLCISVCPRKEIVVSDKMNRRGARIVKFKDDGLCSGCGMCAIICPDCCIEVYK is encoded by the coding sequence ATGGCTAAAATCGTGATTGACAGTCAGAAATGTAAGGGTTGCTTGCTTTGTATAAGTGTATGCCCGCGTAAAGAGATAGTCGTATCTGATAAGATGAATCGCCGAGGGGCAAGGATAGTTAAATTCAAGGATGACGGGCTGTGTTCGGGGTGCGGAATGTGTGCGATAATCTGTCCCGATTGCTGTATCGAAGTATATAAATGA
- the vorB gene encoding 3-methyl-2-oxobutanoate dehydrogenase subunit VorB codes for MNDKILMSGNEALAEGAIRAGCKFYAGYPITPQNELTAYMAVNLPKAGGIFIQAESELAAINMVFGAAAAGARAMTSSSSPGISLKQEGISYIAGAELPSVIINVMRGGPGLGNISPSQSDYFQATRGGGHGDYHCLVLAPSSVQESLDLMPLAFNLADKYRTPVMVLSDGMLGQMMEPVSVHSPQSTVHSKKLPEKKWALTGCRGRKPNVVKSFYMQEGGLEKFNLSLQKKYSEIRNKEQRFEMTNVKDAEVIIVAYGIMARIAKSAMQDLNNAGRKVGLIRPVSLWPFPKNAFREIEKSKHFKSFLVVEMSYGQMIEDVLLSVADKSKVDFLGRSGGGIPAEAEIIDKLKKIIRR; via the coding sequence ATGAATGATAAGATTCTAATGAGCGGCAATGAAGCCTTAGCTGAGGGCGCAATACGCGCCGGATGTAAATTCTATGCCGGGTATCCGATCACCCCGCAGAATGAGTTGACTGCCTACATGGCTGTTAATTTACCCAAGGCAGGAGGAATTTTTATCCAGGCCGAGTCTGAATTAGCGGCAATCAATATGGTCTTTGGCGCAGCAGCAGCCGGTGCGCGTGCTATGACTTCATCGTCCAGCCCCGGGATAAGTTTAAAACAAGAAGGCATATCTTACATTGCCGGAGCAGAATTACCGTCGGTAATTATCAACGTAATGCGGGGAGGGCCCGGCTTAGGCAATATTTCTCCAAGCCAGTCCGATTATTTCCAGGCAACGCGCGGAGGCGGGCATGGCGATTACCATTGTTTGGTGTTAGCTCCGTCGTCAGTCCAAGAGTCACTGGATTTAATGCCCCTTGCATTTAACCTTGCTGATAAATACCGTACTCCGGTCATGGTGTTAAGCGACGGTATGCTTGGGCAGATGATGGAACCGGTTTCAGTCCACAGTCCACAGTCCACAGTCCACAGCAAAAAACTACCAGAGAAGAAGTGGGCGTTGACTGGATGCAGGGGGAGAAAGCCCAATGTGGTAAAATCATTTTATATGCAGGAAGGAGGGCTTGAGAAATTCAATTTGTCCCTGCAAAAAAAATATAGTGAGATAAGGAATAAAGAGCAGCGCTTTGAAATGACCAATGTCAAAGATGCCGAAGTGATTATAGTAGCCTACGGTATAATGGCCAGGATAGCAAAGAGCGCCATGCAGGACCTGAATAATGCAGGCAGGAAGGTCGGATTAATCAGACCGGTTTCTTTATGGCCGTTTCCTAAAAATGCTTTCAGAGAAATAGAAAAAAGTAAGCATTTTAAAAGTTTTTTGGTTGTGGAAATGTCTTACGGCCAGATGATCGAAGATGTGCTTTTGTCTGTGGCAGATAAATCAAAGGTAGATTTTCTCGGACGCTCAGGAGGAGGCATTCCTGCTGAAGCCGAAATCATTGATAAGCTTAAAAAAATAATCCGTAGATAA
- a CDS encoding 2-oxoglutarate oxidoreductase has protein sequence MKKIIKRPRALKDVPTHYCPGCGHGIAHRLVAEVIDDLGIREKVIAVAPVGCAVIAYDYWDFDCSEAAHGRALAVATAIKRVRPENIVFTYQGDGDLAAIGANETLHAANRGENLTVIFINNAIYGMTGGQMAPTTLLGQTTVTTPDGRISQIHGYPLKISEILATLPGVKYVERVSLTSPPEIIKAKIAIKQAFKNQMDKIGFSLVEILSACPTYWGMSANDALSWMKGTMSKEFPLGRIK, from the coding sequence ATGAAAAAAATTATAAAGCGGCCCAGAGCATTAAAGGATGTGCCAACGCATTATTGCCCTGGTTGCGGCCACGGTATAGCACATCGTTTAGTAGCAGAGGTAATCGATGATCTTGGTATAAGAGAGAAGGTTATTGCTGTAGCTCCTGTTGGCTGTGCAGTAATTGCATATGATTATTGGGATTTTGATTGCTCCGAAGCTGCCCACGGAAGGGCCCTGGCTGTAGCTACAGCAATTAAGAGAGTCAGGCCGGAAAATATTGTTTTTACTTATCAGGGAGACGGCGACTTAGCGGCTATTGGGGCCAACGAAACACTGCACGCGGCTAACAGGGGCGAGAACTTAACCGTTATTTTTATAAACAATGCAATTTATGGAATGACCGGAGGGCAAATGGCCCCGACAACGCTATTGGGCCAAACTACTGTTACTACTCCCGATGGAAGAATCAGCCAAATCCACGGGTATCCTCTTAAGATATCAGAAATTTTAGCCACCCTCCCGGGAGTTAAATACGTGGAAAGAGTAAGCTTAACCAGTCCACCCGAAATTATTAAAGCAAAAATAGCCATTAAACAGGCATTCAAGAATCAAATGGATAAGATAGGTTTTTCACTGGTAGAGATTCTTTCTGCATGTCCTACGTATTGGGGTATGTCTGCCAACGATGCTTTATCCTGGATGAAAGGCACAATGTCTAAGGAGTTTCCTCTGGGGAGGATAAAATGA
- a CDS encoding 2-oxoacid:ferredoxin oxidoreductase subunit gamma produces the protein MIERVIIAGAGGQGIMLLGKVLAEAASLKGLQVTWFPCYGAEVRGGTAYCMVIISDREVSSPYIDKADTLIIMNEPSLLKFKDRIKEDGIMLINSSLADSSSSSVKNRKFILKAMAFTDIASQLGSVKVANMVALGAYIKNKPLITKKEIFRVFEKMASGKSRALITINKVAVEKGLV, from the coding sequence ATGATTGAACGGGTAATTATTGCAGGAGCAGGCGGACAGGGAATTATGCTGCTGGGTAAGGTTTTGGCTGAGGCAGCAAGTTTAAAAGGCCTGCAGGTTACCTGGTTTCCTTGTTATGGCGCCGAAGTCCGGGGAGGGACGGCTTATTGCATGGTGATTATATCTGATAGAGAAGTCAGTTCGCCTTATATTGATAAAGCAGATACCCTTATAATAATGAATGAGCCTTCGCTTTTGAAATTTAAAGACAGGATAAAAGAAGATGGTATTATGCTTATTAATAGCTCTCTTGCCGATAGCAGCTCTTCATCTGTAAAAAACAGGAAATTTATTCTTAAAGCAATGGCCTTTACAGATATAGCTTCGCAGCTGGGCAGCGTCAAAGTGGCTAATATGGTAGCATTGGGCGCGTATATAAAAAACAAACCGTTGATAACTAAAAAGGAAATATTCAGGGTGTTTGAAAAAATGGCTTCCGGGAAAAGCAGGGCATTAATAAC